The nucleotide window CGGGCCGTCTCAATGCCCACGGGCTCGTCGTCGGCTGTCCGCATCCGGCGCAGGACGAAGGTCGCGGCGCCGGCGGCAATCCCGAGGTGGTTGGCGACGCCTTCGTCGGAGGCCGTGATTCGGGCCTCCAGCACGCGCGAGCCAGGCCTCATGCCTGCCTCGCGAACCGTGTCGGAGAAGGACCCGGAGCATTGGAAGACGGACTGCGGCTTGCGAGCACAGACGTATGTGCCCGATCCCTGGCGACTCTCCAGCTCGTGCTGGCTCACGAGTATCGCGATGCCAGCCCGTAGGGCCGTGCGCGAGACGCCTAGCCGACGGCTCAATTCACGCTCGACGGGCAGACGGTCGCCTGCGCCAAGCTCCTGGCTGTGTATCAGCCACTCGATGCCCTCGACGGCACGGTCCTTGGGCGGTATGGCATACGGGTCTCGCACGTGCGGGCCTCCCTCCTTGTGGGGCGAGCGTCTCGGGTGCCGTTCCCATGGCATAGGGGTGCCTTTCGGTGGCGGCGTCCAGGGGTTCGCTTCGCCTTGCGTTACCCCAACCTTAGCAACTCTACCCTCCTGCAAGCCACGGGGAAGACGCCCCTCGACGCCTTCCCCGTGGCTTGGGCCTCCTCAGAGGTACGGCATGAACCGGAGGATGTCGTTCGTCTTGGACGGCACGAGGTCCTCGGTCTCGGCCACTAGGGGCAGCTCGTCCCACGACCCCTTCTCCTCTGTCGCCCGGTAGGCGATGATCTGGAAGAAGGGCAGCAGGTAGAGCGGTAACAGAAGCGGGTCAGCGGGACG belongs to Olsenella uli DSM 7084 and includes:
- a CDS encoding GntR family transcriptional regulator; amino-acid sequence: MRDPYAIPPKDRAVEGIEWLIHSQELGAGDRLPVERELSRRLGVSRTALRAGIAILVSQHELESRQGSGTYVCARKPQSVFQCSGSFSDTVREAGMRPGSRVLEARITASDEGVANHLGIAAGAATFVLRRMRTADDEPVGIETARVNVALCPDIDRHDFSRESLYAVLEEEYGIIPVRGYQRVSITQVNEGEADVLGARVGEPAFFERSLARTEDGVTVEYVTSVILPSRYRFASVEDETDDVHVEVNTAWLRS